A stretch of the Acyrthosiphon pisum isolate AL4f chromosome A2, pea_aphid_22Mar2018_4r6ur, whole genome shotgun sequence genome encodes the following:
- the LOC100162299 gene encoding leucine-rich repeat-containing protein 4C: MLCVVATAVVLAVLRITGGQLHEPQNEDLLQRHKDGQRQMNGSGAGEWKCPEVRNVSCACDLPHTLRCTGGKSTFETVARALRRLSGTSSISLLDCTVQNVGSLPAKMLDGVSLHGLVVSSGEIKSVSDAAFDGLGSPLQALGLPNNLLERVPSSALAMLSGLERLDLSHNRLHTVHNNSFKGSPNLTFLDLSNNSINFISPDAFVNLPFLKVLRLQNNLLTSASTSHLQGLRSLIELDLSSNLLAGQLGPSTLPRLPNLQIISLAHNQLNSVRRGSFAGLEGIVSLTLNHNQIDVLEDHGFRAVPTLSHLDLANNRIVAVSSASLAHLTKLKTLDLSHNFLRSLTSDLIVPLKSIQVIKLDDNDISIVAEGALNTGNHITSISLSDNPLNCDCSLLYFASWLSNHSATHVAGDTAVCATPPSLENGLLQDLPVSKLTCGGEDSVPPPEGPLASMQPYSGTKISLRSYQFDGSRISLGWTVVAPVISYYCNALVIYEDIGNHEVLLDSKPVRCNSSQLPDARSLTLSLSANELQPTHSYRYCIVLVEGYATDKSDESAMVLGCSDIIALVPNANQAVQPNNRAVAATGAADPPDIQNLTTTFVPPSSLFVAVHLSAVHPDAGKCTITVSVYTMGRPLAHHRLNCTAPWTTVAELPAERSYQVCASIGSKFPKDDEETMVCTSVDGSGGGIGGSGPADWLFAVLGAKSYAFLLSATFTALVFLFVLLVYRTACRACNNKKPAGRANTVQTHQCFLPVPPPDNGTHRTRYVKLQATTVL, translated from the exons ATGTTGTGTGTGGTGGCGACGGCGGTCGTACTCGCGGTACTCCGAATTACCGGCGGTCAGCTGCATGAGCCTCAGAACGAAGATCTGCTTCAACGGCATAAAGATGGACAGCGACAGATGAACGGCAGCGGGGCCGGTGAATGGAAGTGCCCGGAGGTGCGGAACGTGTCGTGCGCATGCGATCTCCCGCATACGTTACGCTGTACCGGCGGAAAGTCGACGTTCGAGACGGTAGCGCGGGCGCTCAGGCGTCTGTCCGGCACGTCGTCCATATCGCTTTTGGACTGCACCGTGCAAAACGTAGGCTCGCTGCCGGCCAAGATGCTCGACGGCGTCTCGCTGCACGGGCTGGTCGTGTCGTCCGGCGAGATCAAGTCTGTGTCGGACGCGGCGTTCGACGGACTTGGGTCTCCGCTCCAGGCACTCGGCTTGCCCAACAACCTGCTTGAGCGGGTCCCCAGCTCAGCACTGGCTATGCTCAGCGGTCTCGAGCGTCTCGACCTGTCCCACAATCGTTTGCATACCGTTCACAACAATTCGTTCAAG gGGTCGCCGAATTTGACGTTTTTGGATTTGAGCAATAATTCCATTAATTTCATCAGCCCAGACGCGTTTGTAAATCTGCCATTTTTGAAAGTGCTCCGACTCCAAAACAATCTGCTTACGTCAGCCTCGACTTCCCACCTCCAAGGACTGCGGTCGTTAATCGAGTTAGACCTCAGTTCCAACCTACTGGCCGGTCAACTGGGTCCCAGCACGTTGCCTAGGTTGCCGAACTTACAGATCATATCGTTGGCGCATAATCAGCTCAACAGCGTTAGGCGTGGTTCGTTTGCCGGACTCGAGGGTATCGTGTCCCTGACGCTTAACCATAATCAGATCGACGTACTCGAGGATCACGGCTTTAGAGCGGTGCCTACATTGTCCCATTTGGACTTGGCCAACAATCGCATCGTGGCCGTGTCCAGTGCTTCACTCGCCCATTTGACCAAACTCAAAACGCTTGACTTGTCTCATAACTTTCTGAGGAGTTTGACGTCTGATCTCATCGTGCCGCTAAAGAGCATCCAAGTTATAAAGCTGGACGACAACGACATATCTATCGTGGCCGAAGGCGCACTGAACACCGGCAACCACATAACGAGCATCTCTTTATCAG ACAACCCGTTGAACTGCGACTGTAGTCTATTGTACTTCGCCAGTTGGCTGTCCAATCATAGCGCTACCCATGTGGCCGGCGATACGGCCGTGTGCGCAACTCCGCCGTCGTTGGAGAACGGTCTGCTTCAGGATCTGCCTGTGTCCAAGCTGACATGCGGCGGCGAGGACAGCGTGCCACCCCCCGAAGGTCCACTCGCTTCGATGCAGCCGTACTCCGGTACGAAAATCTCTCTTCGCTCCTACCAGTTCGACGGAAGCCGCATCAGCCTAGGTTGGACTGTCGTGGCGCCGGTCATATCCTACTACTGCAACGCGCTAGTCATCTACGAAGACATCGGCAACCACGAAGTATTGCTCGACTCAAAGCCGGTCAGGTGCAATTCGTCTCAGTTGCCCGACGCTAGAAGTCTGACGCTTTCACTATCGGCTAACGAACTGCAACCGACGCACAGTTACAg GTATTGCATTGTACTGGTGGAAGGATACGCAACGGACAAATCAGACGAATCGGCCATGGTACTGGGCTGCAGTGACATCATCGCCTTGGTGCCAAACGCGAACCAAGCAGTGCAACCCAACAACCGGGCGGTGGCGGCAACTGGGGCAGCGGACCCGCCTGACATCCAAAACCTAACCACGACGTTCGTGCCGCCGTCATCGCTGTTCGTCGCCGTACACTTGTCGGCCGTGCACCCGGACGCTGGCAAGTGCACGATAACGGTGTCCGTGTACACAATGGGTAGGCCCCTGGCCCACCACCGGTTGAACTGCACGGCGCCCTGGACCACGGTCGCGGAACTGCCAGCCGAGCGGTCATATCAGGTGTGTGCCAGTATCGGTTCAAAGTTCCCCAAGGACGACGAGGAGACCATGGTGTGCACATCAGTGGATGGCAGCGGGGGTGGCATCGGAGGCAGCGGCCCAGCCGACTGGTTATTCGCGGTGCTGGGCGCCAAGAGCTACGCGTTCCTGTTGTCGGCCACGTTCACGGCCCTCGTGTTCCTGTTCGTGTTGCTGGTGTACAGAACCGCGTGCCGTGCGTGTAACAACAAGAAGCCCGCCGGCCGCGCGAATACCGTCCAAACGCACCAGTGCTTCTTGCCCGTGCCGCCGCCTGATAACGGCACCCACCGCACCAGGTACGTGAAACTTCAGGCCACAACCGTCCTGTAA